Proteins from a single region of Pyrus communis chromosome 6, drPyrComm1.1, whole genome shotgun sequence:
- the LOC137736055 gene encoding uncharacterized protein — translation MANLEKLDFVTLDITGNNYLTWVVDTKIHLEAGNLGETIKEENSASSQNRAKAMIFICRHLDKGLKSEYLMVEDPISSQMKLCRETIAEEDMLEKAFSTFHASNVLLQQQYRKRGFTEYNQLISVLLVAEQNNGFLMKNHQSRPIGYASFPKVIDVSFELNVTSSGGNNHK, via the exons atggcgaacttggaaaaacttgattttgttaCCCTGGACATTACTGGGAATAACTACCTTACCTGGGTagtggataccaagatccatttgGAGGCAGGGAATCTTGGAGAAACAATCAAGGAGGAGAACAGTGCATCTTCTCAAAATCGGGCGAAGGCCATGATCTTTATCTGTCGCCACCTTGATAAAGGACTAAAGAGCGAGTACTTAATggttgaagatcc AATTAGCTCCCAGATGAAACTCTGTAGGGAAACCATCGctgaggaagatatgctggaaaaggctttcagcacatttcatgcctcAAATGTGctcctgcagcaacaatatagaaaGCGAGGTTTCACTGaatacaaccagctgatatctgtGCTCCTGGTAGCTGAACAAAATAATGGGTtcctgatgaaaaatcatcagtccCGACCTATTGGATATGCATCATTCCCAAAAGTGATTGATGTTTCCTTCGAATTGAACGTCACATCCTCTGGTGGCAATAATCATAAATGA
- the LOC137737498 gene encoding uncharacterized protein isoform X1 translates to MRISKTEVNLKRLLAAAPQQQNQAKLVHYVATLRELVEQLAEERTPEGLPRVSKAVLSDYSEKIEAIASKLAAPPPDIQTPEEPLARISVKANSSDTGDNQIPPSPGLRRRFVPISSTEDGTCETAGVDSSGPVKLDAAAQAHIEKHRKLQEDLTDEMVGLARQLKESSLMMSHSLENTEKILDSTEKAVESSLASTGHATTRAAGIYSKTSKTTCFTWLLMFVMTCVFIMVVLLIRVT, encoded by the exons ATGAGAATCAGTAAAacagaggtgaatttgaagagGCTGCTTGCAGCTGCGCCTCAGCAACAGAACCAGGCAAAACTTGTACAT TATGTTGCTACTTTACGAGAACTGGTAGAACAACTAGCTGAAGAGAGAACTCCTGAAGGCTTACCAAG AGTTTcaaaggctgttttgagtgacTATTCAGAGAAGATTGAAGCCATTGCTTCCAAATTAGCTGCTCCACCA CCTGATATTCAAACGCCCGAAGAGCCCCTTGCAAGAATTTCTGTCAAAGCAAACTCTTCTGATACAGGAGACAATCAGATTCCCCCTTCTCCAGGTTTGAGAAGGAGATTTGT GCCTATCTCAAGTACTGAAGATGGAACTTGTGAGACTGCTGGTGTTGATTCTTCAGGGCCTGTCAAACTGGATGCTGCAGCCCAAGCACACATTGAAAAGCATAG AAAGCTTCAAGAGGATTTGACGGATGAAATGGTTGGATTGGCGAGGCAGCTCAAAGAGAGTAGTCTCATGATGAGTCACTCCCTGGAAAACACTGAAAAA ATACTTGATTCTACAGAGAAGGCTGTTGAAAGTAGCTTGGCAAGCACTGGTCACGCCACTACACGGGCAGCAGGTATATACTCGAAGACGTCCAAGACTACTTGTTTCACATGGCTTCTGATGTTTGTCATGACATGTGTATTTATCATGGTGGTTCTTTTAATTCGCGTCACTTAA
- the LOC137736056 gene encoding sugar transport protein 10-like — MAGGAFVGDGGGRSYEGGVTVFVLFTCVAAAMGGLLFGYDLGISGGVTSMESFLKKFFPSVFHKMKNETHQNQYCKFDSQLLTLFTSCLYIAALVASFLASTVTRKFGRKISMFVAGLVFLLGSILNGVANNITLLIIGRLLLGVGVGFANQSVPVYLAEMAPTKIRGALNMGFQMAITIGILVAGLVNFGTAKIKGGFGWRISLALAAVPSLLMTLAAIFLPDTPNSILERGHPEKAKKMLKKIRGTNNVDDEFQDLLDATEAAKNVDNQWTNITQPRYRPQLVICFLIPFFQQLTGINVIMFYAPVLFKTLGFGDEASLMSTVITGSVNVVSTLVSIFTVDKFGRRILFLEGGTQMMICQVAIGVMIAMKFGLSGEGSFTKHEANWILFLICAYVAAFAWSWGPLGWLVPSEICPLEIRSAGQAINVSVNMLFTFIIGQVFLSMLCHLKFGLFFFFAGFVLIMTIFITVFLPETKNVPIEEMNRVWKAHWFWGKYIPDEAVIGRQV, encoded by the exons ATGGCTGGAGGGGCTTTCGTTGGTGATGGTGGAGGGAGGAGCTATGAAGGAGGTGTCACCGTCTTTGTGCTATTCACTTGTGTGGCGGCTGCCATGGGCGGTCTCCTCTTCGGATATGATCTCGGAATCTCAG GGGGAGTGACTTCAATGGAGTCGTTCTTGAAAAAGTTCTTCCCATCTGTGTTCCACAAAATGAAGAATGAGACTCATCAAAACCAGTATTGCAAATTTGACAGCCAGCTGCTTACATTGTTCACGTCGTGCCTCTACATTGCGGCGTTGGTGGCATCCTTTTTGGCTTCAACGGTTACTAGGAAATTTGGTCGAAAAATCTCCATGTTTGTGGCAGGCCTTGTGTTTCTTCTTGGCTCTATCCTAAATGGTGTTGCCAATAACATTACACTTTTGATCATTGGTCGTCTCTTgcttggtgttggtgttggatTTGCAAACCAG TCTGTTCCTGTTTATCTAGCGGAAATGGCTCCAACAAAGATTAGAGGAGCACTAAACATGGGGTTCCAAATGGCCATCACCATCGGTATTTTAGTGGCTGGTCTTGTCAACTTTGGCACTGCCAAGATCAAGGGCGGCTTTGGCTGGAGAATATCTCTCGCGCTTGCTGCCGTTCCTTCTCTGCTGATGACTCTTGCCGCAATCTTTCTTCCTGACACTCCAAATTCCATCCTAGAAAGAGGTCACCCCGAGAAGGCcaagaaaatgttaaaaaaaatccGTGGCACAAACAACGTTGATGATGAGTTCCAAGACCTTCTTGATGCTACTGAGGCTGCTAAAAACGTGGACAACCAATGGACGAACATCACACAACCAAGATATAGGCCTCAACTTGTCATTTGCTTCCTCATTCCATTTTTCCAGCAGCTCACTGGCATCAATGTGATCATGTTTTACGCCCCAGTACTTTTCAAGACATTGGGTTTTGGGGATGAAGCTTCTCTAATGTCCACAGTCATCACCGGCAGTGTTAATGTGGTCTCTACCTTGGTCTCCATTTTCACAGTAGATAAGTTTGGAAGAAGAATATTGTTCCTTGAAGGTGGTACGCAAATGATGATATGCCAG GTTGCTATCGGAGTGATGATAGCCATGAAGTTTGGTCTTAGTGGAGAGGGATCATTTACAAAACATGAAGCCAATTGGATCTTGTTCTTGATATGTGCATATGTAGCAGCATTTGCATGGTCTTGGGGTCCGTTGGGGTGGCTGGTGCCAAGTGAGATCTGCCCTCTCGAGATCCGATCAGCCGGACAAGCCATCAACGTCTCGGTGAACATGTTGTTCACATTCATCATTGGTCAAGTCTTCCTCAGCATGCTTTGCCACTTAAAGTTTggcctcttctttttctttgcagGTTTTGTGTTGATTATGACCATCTTCATCACCGTCTTCCTCCCTGAGACGAAGAACGTTCCGATTGAAGAGATGAATAGAGTGTGGAAAGCACACTGGTTTTGGGGCAAGTACATCCCTGATGAGGCCGTCATTGGTAGGCAAGTTtga
- the LOC137737498 gene encoding uncharacterized protein isoform X2: MVATQINIFIFSISIVSKAVLSDYSEKIEAIASKLAAPPPDIQTPEEPLARISVKANSSDTGDNQIPPSPGLRRRFVPISSTEDGTCETAGVDSSGPVKLDAAAQAHIEKHRKLQEDLTDEMVGLARQLKESSLMMSHSLENTEKILDSTEKAVESSLASTGHATTRAAGIYSKTSKTTCFTWLLMFVMTCVFIMVVLLIRVT; this comes from the exons ATGGTGGCTACACAGATCAACATTTTCATCTTCTCTATTTCTAT AGTTTcaaaggctgttttgagtgacTATTCAGAGAAGATTGAAGCCATTGCTTCCAAATTAGCTGCTCCACCA CCTGATATTCAAACGCCCGAAGAGCCCCTTGCAAGAATTTCTGTCAAAGCAAACTCTTCTGATACAGGAGACAATCAGATTCCCCCTTCTCCAGGTTTGAGAAGGAGATTTGT GCCTATCTCAAGTACTGAAGATGGAACTTGTGAGACTGCTGGTGTTGATTCTTCAGGGCCTGTCAAACTGGATGCTGCAGCCCAAGCACACATTGAAAAGCATAG AAAGCTTCAAGAGGATTTGACGGATGAAATGGTTGGATTGGCGAGGCAGCTCAAAGAGAGTAGTCTCATGATGAGTCACTCCCTGGAAAACACTGAAAAA ATACTTGATTCTACAGAGAAGGCTGTTGAAAGTAGCTTGGCAAGCACTGGTCACGCCACTACACGGGCAGCAGGTATATACTCGAAGACGTCCAAGACTACTTGTTTCACATGGCTTCTGATGTTTGTCATGACATGTGTATTTATCATGGTGGTTCTTTTAATTCGCGTCACTTAA